A genomic region of Deinococcus sp. KSM4-11 contains the following coding sequences:
- a CDS encoding lytic transglycosylase domain-containing protein, translated as MTRDGAKTVLLVGLVGAGLVLLTNRAAAARKVATSGGSTVPVTPPVTVPTPIPTPTPAPKPPTSPAPPAVKPGHSALVDLVQQAIYKELPQRRLSPLATRELAVNLVGVCERQAYPLDLAFGHAYAESNLQLLAHNSSSGATGPLQVTAIAAQEVGTPWPIESHVIQLEAGVRYMKYLRAKFPECAGSVRETLRTYGMGRGNWLKYKAGELGCDSSVSVVRAELGCTGNRPYSATVIAMAQRHPELKTTAWWGSNP; from the coding sequence ATGACCAGGGACGGCGCTAAGACCGTGCTGCTGGTCGGTCTGGTCGGCGCTGGCCTGGTGCTCCTGACGAACCGCGCGGCGGCCGCGCGCAAGGTGGCCACGTCGGGCGGCTCCACTGTGCCGGTCACGCCTCCGGTCACCGTGCCCACGCCGATCCCCACCCCCACGCCTGCTCCGAAGCCGCCCACGTCGCCAGCGCCTCCGGCCGTGAAGCCAGGGCACTCGGCACTGGTCGACCTGGTGCAGCAGGCCATCTACAAGGAACTCCCCCAGCGCCGCCTGTCACCACTGGCCACCCGCGAGCTGGCCGTGAACCTCGTGGGCGTGTGCGAGCGCCAGGCGTACCCGCTGGATCTCGCGTTCGGGCACGCCTACGCGGAATCTAACCTGCAACTGCTGGCCCACAACTCCAGCAGCGGCGCGACCGGGCCACTCCAGGTCACCGCGATCGCCGCGCAGGAGGTGGGCACCCCGTGGCCGATCGAGTCCCACGTGATCCAGCTGGAGGCGGGCGTGCGCTACATGAAGTACCTGCGCGCGAAGTTCCCGGAGTGCGCCGGGAGCGTGCGCGAGACCCTGCGTACCTACGGCATGGGGCGCGGGAACTGGCTGAAGTACAAGGCAGGGGAGCTGGGCTGCGACAGCAGTGTCAGCGTCGTGCGGGCGGAGCTGGGCTGCACCGGCAACCGGCCGTACAGCGCCACGGTCATCGCCATGGCGCAGCGCCACCCGGAACTGAAGACCACCGCCTGGTGGGGGAGTAATCCATGA
- a CDS encoding M23 family metallopeptidase — MSKLPPSAGGTPTPPKQNTGPTPTPTPTPATPAAPGLFWPVDLSRVTIGPRFLGHYAHGTWQQNPLAGYRAGYGYHTGVDFLRPHLPGLAVFSIADGVVVSSTSRSAPGYGNNVVISHPALGVYTRYSHLDSRAVSEGAGVKAGQMIGRMGESGTDNVHLHFDVIQQGLPTPRFNPHNPLTGGVAHPLPGLDPIEEALTVQYFRNPLAFLNAKTAANPVNLKVATV, encoded by the coding sequence GTGAGTAAGCTCCCGCCCAGCGCGGGCGGCACTCCCACCCCGCCCAAGCAGAACACTGGCCCCACCCCGACTCCCACGCCGACCCCGGCCACGCCGGCGGCCCCTGGCCTCTTCTGGCCGGTCGATCTGTCCCGCGTGACCATCGGGCCGCGCTTCCTGGGCCACTACGCGCACGGCACCTGGCAGCAAAACCCCCTCGCTGGGTACCGCGCCGGCTATGGCTACCACACAGGCGTCGATTTCCTGCGGCCGCACCTGCCTGGGCTCGCCGTGTTCTCCATCGCGGACGGCGTGGTCGTCAGCAGCACGAGCAGAAGCGCGCCAGGGTACGGCAACAACGTCGTGATCTCGCATCCGGCGCTGGGCGTGTACACGCGCTATTCCCACCTCGACAGCCGCGCCGTGAGTGAGGGCGCCGGCGTGAAGGCCGGGCAGATGATCGGCCGCATGGGTGAGTCCGGAACAGACAACGTGCACCTCCACTTCGACGTCATCCAGCAGGGGCTGCCCACTCCACGGTTCAACCCGCACAACCCGCTCACGGGCGGCGTGGCCCATCCCCTTCCGGGCCTGGATCCCATCGAGGAGGCCCTGACCGTGCAGTACTTCCGCAACCCGCTCGCCTTCCTGAACGCAAAGACAGCGGCAAATCCCGTGAACCTGAAGGTGGCGACCGTATGA
- a CDS encoding serine protease codes for MTNPAAIEGNLVELMLEFFRTDNAIISYKALSSNNNDREYVRFGRRGNEQIPMVFKTVADFIQANAIEPVEDTLHYEVMCNRLVREGLLFLMGYRNLGMFYLGQYVSHDYKIDIAEYGGYTMFMKGFKFIRDYFAESVVPIEIIYKNPKEFIGGQGTAFYIGKGRFVTAKHVIRDSRLFKLKVKGDVHRVNRIILDNNANFDFAILEVSPSDVEGLPFLRLAEGQVLEEIIAMGYPRINNVKGDPLITSSGQIVGTSEVSNRSSMHIVNCKIKGGHSGGPIVNRFGQAVGIITNDELSDNQEASFGLTIPVNKLTSLLKSRDRVERNVQKEDEWNKVDIGIY; via the coding sequence ATGACTAATCCAGCTGCAATCGAGGGCAATCTGGTTGAATTAATGCTAGAGTTTTTCAGGACTGATAACGCCATAATCAGCTATAAAGCGTTAAGCTCAAACAACAATGATCGGGAGTATGTTCGATTTGGCAGGAGAGGTAATGAGCAAATACCAATGGTTTTTAAGACTGTGGCCGACTTCATACAGGCAAATGCCATTGAGCCTGTAGAAGATACATTGCATTACGAGGTAATGTGCAACAGACTGGTTAGGGAAGGCCTTCTGTTTCTTATGGGGTACAGAAACCTAGGAATGTTTTATCTAGGTCAATATGTCTCACACGACTACAAAATCGATATTGCCGAGTACGGCGGATATACAATGTTCATGAAGGGTTTTAAGTTCATCCGGGACTATTTTGCCGAGTCTGTCGTGCCAATAGAAATCATATACAAAAATCCAAAAGAATTTATCGGGGGCCAGGGAACCGCCTTCTACATCGGCAAGGGCCGATTCGTAACAGCCAAACATGTCATACGCGATAGTAGATTATTCAAATTGAAAGTTAAAGGCGACGTACATAGAGTAAACCGAATCATCCTTGACAATAATGCGAACTTCGATTTTGCCATTCTAGAAGTGAGCCCAAGCGACGTCGAAGGTTTACCGTTCCTGCGCTTAGCAGAAGGCCAAGTGCTTGAAGAAATCATTGCTATGGGTTATCCCCGGATAAATAATGTTAAGGGCGACCCTCTTATAACTTCTTCGGGACAGATCGTTGGGACAAGTGAAGTTTCTAATCGCAGCTCAATGCATATAGTAAATTGTAAAATCAAGGGAGGCCACAGCGGAGGCCCTATTGTAAATAGGTTTGGTCAAGCAGTCGGCATAATTACCAACGACGAGCTCTCTGATAATCAAGAGGCATCGTTTGGCTTAACAATACCGGTCAATAAACTGACCTCGCTACTTAAAAGCAGAGACAGAGTTGAACGTAACGTTCAAAAAGAAGACGAGTGGAATAAAGTAGATATAGGTATATATTGA
- a CDS encoding ATP-binding protein has protein sequence MAGRDYRNILVCGGSGSGKSHFVDNELLPAMLPRTRYAVAVNTTEELSQHFTHREYVGEEQQKKTYSEEAIADLIRHHKRVHFEVAAGENCTQFLETLGRALWTLGVYNTEFTEVLVVFDETHLFLPKRAMPKSFARLETEGRKFGFDILKITQTLQSATGDTLSHLAIKQVNVVIVFNLTDFNDRKRIQALFPSLPDPGEFARPDDGGAPEYAVRDSKSGKNAVIRRDGHGGRVAIAA, from the coding sequence ATGGCCGGACGGGACTACCGCAACATCCTGGTCTGTGGCGGATCCGGGAGTGGCAAGAGCCACTTCGTGGACAACGAACTGCTGCCGGCCATGCTGCCGCGGACCCGGTATGCCGTGGCGGTCAACACCACGGAAGAGCTGTCCCAGCACTTCACGCACCGCGAGTATGTGGGCGAGGAACAGCAGAAGAAGACCTACAGCGAAGAGGCCATTGCGGATCTGATCCGGCACCACAAGCGCGTGCACTTCGAGGTGGCCGCCGGCGAGAACTGCACGCAATTCCTGGAGACGCTGGGACGCGCGCTGTGGACGCTGGGCGTGTACAACACAGAATTCACTGAAGTCCTGGTGGTGTTCGACGAGACCCACCTGTTCCTGCCCAAGCGGGCCATGCCCAAGAGCTTCGCGCGCCTGGAGACCGAGGGCCGCAAGTTCGGGTTCGACATCCTGAAGATAACGCAGACGCTGCAGAGCGCCACGGGCGACACGCTCTCCCACCTGGCCATCAAGCAGGTGAATGTCGTCATCGTCTTCAACCTCACGGACTTCAACGACCGCAAGCGCATCCAGGCGCTGTTCCCCAGCCTGCCGGATCCGGGTGAGTTTGCCCGGCCGGATGACGGGGGCGCGCCGGAGTACGCGGTGCGGGACAGCAAGAGCGGCAAGAACGCAGTCATTCGCAGAGATGGGCACGGCGGCCGCGTGGCGATCGCCGCGTAA
- a CDS encoding tyrosine-type recombinase/integrase yields MARELARLFRKHHLTYDQTKHAVEAARREVGLKPPKERQRTVARLDRGEVERLIDHAYRRAPVYGLMIKTLFYTGARVSEFVALRPGDLHLELEPPQIRIVVAKGGSDGYVPILPGLAQELRTHLGGRREGFLFESNRHDQYTPRMVQKVVKEAASAAGIEKAVTPHRLRASVATILLDAGMPLDQVQRFLRHKRIGTTQIYAETSVRNMGEQYVKALK; encoded by the coding sequence GTGGCCCGTGAGCTGGCCCGGCTGTTCCGGAAGCATCACCTCACCTACGACCAGACCAAACACGCGGTCGAAGCGGCGCGCCGTGAGGTGGGCCTGAAGCCTCCGAAGGAACGGCAGCGCACCGTGGCCCGCCTCGACAGGGGAGAGGTGGAACGCCTCATCGATCACGCCTACCGGCGGGCACCAGTCTACGGTCTGATGATCAAGACCCTGTTCTATACCGGCGCCCGCGTGTCCGAATTCGTGGCGCTGCGCCCAGGGGACCTGCACCTGGAACTGGAGCCCCCACAGATCCGGATCGTGGTGGCCAAGGGCGGAAGCGACGGCTACGTGCCGATCCTGCCCGGCCTGGCGCAGGAGCTGCGGACGCACCTCGGCGGCCGCCGTGAGGGGTTCCTGTTCGAGAGCAACCGGCACGACCAGTACACGCCCCGCATGGTGCAGAAGGTCGTCAAGGAGGCAGCCAGCGCCGCTGGCATTGAGAAGGCCGTCACGCCCCACCGTCTGCGCGCGTCGGTGGCCACCATCCTCCTCGATGCCGGAATGCCCCTCGACCAGGTGCAGCGGTTCCTGAGGCACAAGCGGATCGGCACCACGCAGATCTACGCAGAGACCAGCGTGCGGAACATGGGCGAGCAGTACGTGAAGGCCCTGAAATGA